One genomic window of Streptomonospora nanhaiensis includes the following:
- the cas7c gene encoding type I-C CRISPR-associated protein Cas7/Csd2, whose amino-acid sequence MTTPSPHLDPARKHDFVFCFDVRDGNPNGDPDAGGAPRTDPDTGHGLVTDVAIKRKIRNTVALLKAGQPGFDIYVEAGVSLNSQHERAYTALGLNGDKKHTVDHQARARDWMCQTFFDVRMFGAVMSTGDKKAGRVQGPLQLTFARSLDRVTDQEHGITRVTQTRTADTERGESTEMGTKHTVPYGLYVGFGHFSAPLAARTGVTSADLEAFWQSMTMMFEHDRASARGEMALRGLYVFTHDDAFGKAPAHTLFDRVTVERTDPRSGPARSFGDYKTTVADTGLPAGITLTTLVG is encoded by the coding sequence GTGACCACTCCCTCGCCCCATCTGGACCCCGCCCGCAAGCACGACTTCGTGTTCTGCTTCGACGTGCGCGACGGCAACCCCAACGGCGACCCCGACGCCGGCGGCGCCCCGCGCACCGACCCCGACACCGGCCACGGGCTGGTCACCGACGTCGCCATCAAACGCAAGATCCGCAACACCGTGGCCCTACTCAAGGCCGGCCAGCCCGGCTTCGACATCTACGTCGAGGCCGGGGTGTCGCTGAACTCCCAGCACGAGCGCGCCTACACCGCCCTGGGCCTCAACGGCGACAAGAAGCACACCGTCGACCACCAGGCCCGCGCCCGCGACTGGATGTGCCAGACGTTCTTCGACGTGCGCATGTTCGGGGCCGTGATGAGCACCGGCGACAAGAAGGCCGGACGGGTCCAAGGCCCGCTGCAACTGACCTTCGCCCGCTCCCTGGACCGCGTCACCGACCAGGAGCACGGCATCACCCGCGTCACCCAGACCCGCACCGCCGACACCGAGCGCGGGGAGTCCACCGAGATGGGCACCAAGCACACCGTGCCCTACGGCCTCTATGTGGGGTTCGGCCACTTCAGCGCCCCGCTGGCCGCGCGCACCGGCGTCACCTCCGCCGACCTGGAGGCGTTCTGGCAGTCCATGACCATGATGTTCGAGCACGACCGCGCCTCGGCCCGCGGCGAGATGGCCCTGCGCGGACTGTATGTGTTCACCCACGACGACGCCTTCGGCAAGGCCCCCGCCCACACCCTCTTCGACCGCGTCACCGTCGAACGCACCGACCCCCGGTCCGGACCCGCCCGCTCCTTCGGCGACTACAAGACCACCGTCGCCGACACCGGCCTGCCGGCGGGCATCACCCTGACCACCCTGGTGGGGTGA
- the cas4 gene encoding CRISPR-associated protein Cas4 — translation MPLSALEHYAYCPRQAGLILLEDAFAEDAATVRGTLAHHRVHDPGHEQRPRVRTLRALPVWHDQLGLTGVCDVVEVHAEGTVVPVEHKSGAYTPGGPADVQVGAQAMCLEQRMDTTITTAAVYTMADRRRHTVAVDAALRERVRTTAEAVRAVMAQGRLPAPAADQRCRRCSMNTGCMPKVLAKTRRYERLLADLYTPAPETEWDD, via the coding sequence GTGCCGCTGTCAGCCCTGGAGCACTACGCCTACTGCCCCCGCCAGGCCGGCCTGATCCTGCTGGAGGACGCCTTCGCCGAAGACGCCGCCACCGTCCGCGGCACCCTGGCCCACCACCGGGTCCACGACCCCGGCCACGAGCAGCGCCCGCGGGTGCGCACCCTGCGGGCGCTGCCGGTCTGGCACGACCAGCTCGGCCTGACGGGGGTGTGCGACGTCGTGGAGGTCCACGCCGAGGGCACTGTGGTGCCGGTGGAGCACAAGTCGGGCGCCTACACACCCGGCGGACCCGCCGACGTCCAGGTCGGGGCCCAGGCCATGTGCCTGGAGCAGCGCATGGACACCACCATCACCACCGCCGCCGTCTACACCATGGCCGACCGCCGCCGCCACACCGTGGCCGTGGACGCCGCACTGCGCGAACGGGTGCGGACCACCGCTGAGGCGGTGCGCGCCGTCATGGCCCAAGGGCGCCTGCCCGCCCCGGCCGCCGACCAGCGGTGCCGCCGCTGCTCCATGAACACCGGCTGCATGCCCAAGGTCCTGGCCAAGACCCGGCGCTATGAGCGCCTGCTCGCCGACCTCTACACCCCCGCCCCCGAGACGGAATGGGATGACTGA
- the cas1c gene encoding type I-C CRISPR-associated endonuclease Cas1c, whose translation MTELLNTLYVQTPGASLHLDGDTVRIALPEPDSPRRTLPLLRLESIVVLGNVNVSGPLLARCAQDGRAVVWMSRGGRFLCRLAGPLRGNVLLRHAQHLAHADPATRLPIARACVAGKIQNSRQLVLKSARDATTSKDSLRAIAADLEASLAAAGTAADIEVLMGVEGAAARAYFEALALMIRKDTGLSFPGRIKRPPTDPVNALLSFLYGLVRSGVHGACEQVGLDPYVGFLHGIRPGKPALALDLMEEFRPAVADRLALTLINRRQVGPGDFETMEGGAVQLTEEGRKTVLTAWQHNRQKERPHAVLGRRVALGLLPFVQARLMARTLRQELPGYLPWTA comes from the coding sequence ATGACTGAACTCCTCAACACCCTCTACGTGCAGACCCCGGGCGCCTCCCTGCACCTGGACGGCGACACCGTGCGCATCGCCCTGCCCGAGCCCGACAGCCCCCGCCGCACCCTGCCGCTGCTGCGGCTGGAGTCCATCGTGGTTTTGGGCAACGTCAACGTGTCGGGCCCGCTCCTGGCGCGCTGCGCCCAAGACGGCCGCGCCGTGGTGTGGATGAGCCGCGGCGGGCGCTTCCTGTGCCGGCTGGCCGGGCCCCTGCGCGGCAATGTCCTGCTGCGCCACGCCCAGCACCTGGCCCACGCCGACCCCGCCACGCGCCTGCCCATCGCCCGTGCCTGCGTGGCCGGAAAGATCCAGAACAGCCGCCAACTCGTCCTCAAAAGCGCCCGCGACGCCACCACCTCCAAGGACAGCCTGCGCGCCATCGCCGCCGACCTGGAGGCGTCCCTGGCCGCCGCCGGCACCGCCGCCGACATCGAGGTCCTCATGGGCGTGGAGGGCGCGGCCGCGCGCGCCTACTTCGAAGCCCTGGCGCTGATGATCCGCAAGGACACCGGGCTGTCGTTCCCCGGCCGTATCAAGCGCCCGCCCACCGACCCCGTCAACGCGCTGCTGTCCTTCCTCTACGGCCTGGTGCGCTCCGGCGTGCACGGCGCCTGCGAACAGGTCGGCCTGGACCCCTACGTGGGCTTCCTCCACGGCATCCGCCCGGGAAAACCCGCCCTGGCGCTGGATCTGATGGAGGAGTTCCGCCCCGCCGTCGCCGACCGGCTGGCGCTGACGCTGATCAACCGGCGCCAGGTCGGCCCCGGCGATTTCGAGACCATGGAAGGCGGCGCCGTCCAGCTCACCGAGGAAGGACGCAAGACAGTGTTGACCGCCTGGCAGCACAACCGCCAGAAGGAACGGCCCCACGCGGTCCTGGGCCGGCGCGTGGCCCTGGGGCTGCTGCCCTTCGTCCAGGCCCGGCTGATGGCCCGCACCCTGCGCCAGGAACTGCCCGGCTACCTGCCCTGGACGGCGTGA
- the cas2 gene encoding CRISPR-associated endonuclease Cas2 — MELLITYDVATTTPEGAQRLRQVAKVCEGYGMRVQKSVFEVVCSDADWVRLSHTLHRIINDAEDSIRVYRLKAGTFKAVSVLGTARRLPHDDALVL, encoded by the coding sequence ATGGAACTGCTGATCACCTACGACGTCGCCACCACCACCCCCGAGGGCGCCCAGCGCCTGCGCCAGGTCGCCAAGGTCTGTGAAGGCTACGGGATGCGGGTGCAGAAGTCGGTCTTCGAGGTCGTGTGCAGCGACGCCGACTGGGTGCGGCTCAGCCACACCCTGCACCGCATCATCAACGACGCCGAGGACAGCATCCGCGTCTACCGGCTGAAAGCCGGAACCTTCAAGGCGGTCTCAGTCCTAGGCACAGCCCGCCGCCTGCCCCACGACGACGCGCTGGTGCTGTAG